From Streptomyces sp. NBC_00370, a single genomic window includes:
- a CDS encoding phytoene desaturase produces the protein MKTLEGRTDHVVVVGAGLAGLSATLHLLGAGRHVTLVERDMLPGGRANRLDLGGYRIDTGPTVLTMPDLLDEAFGAVGMSLRDRVELIPLHPAYRARFADGSELDVHTGPEAMESEIERFAGAAEAAGYRRLRDWLSRLYTVQMRRFIDANFDSPLRLLHPDLARLAALGGFGRLDARIGRFLSDERLRRVFSFQALYAGVAPARALAAYAVIAYMDTVAGVYFPRGGMHTVPQAMADAATEAGADLRYGREVVRLERSGDRVTAVVTDQERIACDAVVLTPDLPDAYRLLGRRPLRPQALRYSPSAVVLHAGTNRTWHGLGHHTISFGAAWKETFRELTSAGALMSDPSLLITRPTATDPSLAPPGRHLHYILAPCPNTDIGPGTREWHDLAPRYRDELLNVLDKRGLTGIGSAIEEECLVTPVDWTDQGHAAGTPFSVAHTFAQTGPFRPRNLVRGTENAVLAGCGTTPGVGVPTVIISGKLAAQRVTGPPPPSSALGRPRRASREDEPV, from the coding sequence ATGAAAACCCTTGAAGGACGCACGGATCACGTCGTCGTGGTGGGAGCCGGGCTCGCCGGCCTGTCCGCCACGTTGCATCTGCTCGGTGCCGGCCGCCACGTCACCTTGGTCGAAAGGGACATGCTTCCCGGTGGCCGGGCCAATCGACTGGATCTCGGCGGCTACCGGATCGACACCGGCCCGACGGTCCTGACGATGCCGGACCTCCTGGACGAGGCGTTCGGCGCCGTGGGGATGTCCCTGCGGGACCGGGTGGAGCTGATCCCTCTGCACCCCGCCTACCGGGCCCGATTCGCCGACGGCAGCGAACTGGACGTGCACACCGGCCCCGAGGCGATGGAGTCGGAGATCGAGCGCTTCGCCGGAGCGGCCGAGGCGGCCGGCTACCGCCGTCTGCGCGACTGGCTCTCGCGCCTGTACACCGTGCAGATGCGCCGTTTCATCGACGCCAACTTCGACTCGCCCCTGCGGCTTCTCCACCCCGACCTGGCACGCCTCGCGGCGCTCGGCGGCTTCGGGCGACTCGACGCCCGTATCGGCCGGTTCCTGTCCGACGAACGCCTGCGCCGGGTCTTCTCCTTCCAGGCCCTCTACGCGGGGGTGGCGCCGGCCCGTGCGCTCGCCGCGTACGCGGTCATCGCCTACATGGACACCGTCGCCGGGGTGTACTTCCCCCGGGGCGGCATGCACACCGTGCCGCAGGCCATGGCGGACGCGGCCACCGAAGCGGGTGCCGATCTGCGGTACGGCCGCGAGGTCGTCCGGCTGGAGCGCTCGGGCGATCGGGTCACGGCTGTCGTCACCGACCAGGAACGCATCGCCTGTGACGCGGTCGTGCTGACCCCTGACCTGCCTGACGCCTACCGGCTGCTCGGCCGCCGGCCGCTTCGCCCCCAGGCGCTGCGCTACTCTCCGTCGGCCGTCGTCCTGCACGCGGGAACAAACCGTACGTGGCATGGACTGGGCCACCACACCATTTCCTTCGGCGCTGCCTGGAAGGAAACGTTCCGCGAACTCACCAGCGCGGGAGCCTTGATGAGCGACCCGTCCTTGCTCATCACCCGGCCGACGGCAACCGATCCGTCCCTCGCACCGCCGGGCCGCCACCTGCACTACATTCTCGCGCCCTGCCCCAACACCGACATCGGACCCGGCACACGGGAGTGGCACGACTTGGCGCCGCGCTACCGGGACGAGCTCCTCAATGTGCTGGACAAGCGTGGCCTCACCGGCATCGGCTCGGCCATCGAGGAAGAGTGCCTGGTCACCCCGGTCGACTGGACGGACCAGGGACATGCTGCGGGAACGCCCTTCTCCGTCGCCCACACCTTCGCGCAGACCGGGCCGTTCCGGCCCCGCAACCTCGTGCGCGGCACGGAGAACGCCGTATTGGCAGGCTGTGGAACCACTCCCGGCGTCGGCGTACCGACCGTGATCATCTCCGGAAAGCTCGCGGCACAGCGTGTCACCGGTCCGCCTCCGCCCTCTTCGGCCCTGGGCCGGCCTCGGCGTGCCTCACGGGAGGACGAGCCGGTATGA
- a CDS encoding polyprenyl synthetase family protein, which yields MLEQVLGERVAQATAVDATFGRDVAERVERFTLLGGKRLRSQFLWWGMRFCAGESDVSDVDAALRVACALELVQTCALVHDDVMDGSALRRGRPAVHTDFATQYATAPASALGVPFGKAAAVLTGDLALAWADDAIADTVLAADVQVRVRQVWRDLRTEMVGGQYLDLHGQITDSRSMARALRVACLKSALYTVERPLALGAALAGADQATVRTLRAAGRCAGIAFQLRDDLLSVFGDPEYTGKPAGEDVRQGKLTYLVAVARARADAEGDSAALSLLDEALGDASLSESGLASVRSVLVATGAVETVEKKIDSLVSHSGRCLAAAGGEYTVRRRLGALFRTVSGPPTKVVGAGTSAMPLSSAAVQGSSR from the coding sequence GTGCTCGAACAGGTCCTGGGAGAACGGGTCGCCCAGGCTACGGCGGTGGACGCGACCTTCGGCCGGGATGTGGCTGAACGTGTCGAGCGGTTCACGCTCCTGGGTGGGAAGCGACTGCGCTCCCAGTTCCTGTGGTGGGGGATGCGGTTCTGCGCAGGAGAATCCGACGTCAGCGATGTGGACGCGGCGCTGCGTGTCGCCTGCGCCCTGGAACTCGTCCAGACGTGCGCGCTCGTGCACGACGACGTGATGGACGGATCGGCGCTACGCCGCGGCAGACCCGCTGTGCACACCGACTTCGCGACCCAGTACGCCACCGCCCCCGCTTCGGCACTCGGCGTGCCGTTCGGTAAAGCCGCCGCCGTCCTCACCGGAGACCTCGCCCTGGCATGGGCGGACGACGCCATCGCCGACACCGTACTCGCGGCGGATGTCCAGGTACGGGTCCGTCAGGTGTGGCGCGACCTGCGGACGGAGATGGTCGGCGGTCAGTACCTCGACCTGCACGGACAGATCACCGACTCACGATCCATGGCGAGGGCACTGCGGGTGGCTTGCCTGAAGAGCGCCCTTTACACCGTGGAGCGTCCGCTCGCACTCGGAGCCGCGCTGGCCGGAGCGGACCAAGCCACCGTCAGAACTCTTCGCGCCGCAGGTCGCTGCGCCGGCATCGCCTTCCAACTGCGCGACGACCTCCTGAGTGTCTTCGGCGACCCGGAGTACACGGGGAAGCCGGCAGGCGAGGACGTCCGCCAAGGCAAACTCACCTATCTGGTCGCCGTCGCGCGGGCACGTGCCGACGCCGAGGGCGACAGTGCGGCGCTCTCACTTCTCGACGAAGCCCTCGGGGACGCGTCCCTGTCGGAGAGCGGCCTGGCGTCTGTCCGCTCGGTCCTGGTGGCCACCGGCGCCGTGGAGACGGTCGAGAAGAAGATCGATTCGCTGGTCAGCCACAGCGGACGCTGTTTGGCAGCCGCAGGGGGCGAGTACACCGTTCGCCGCAGGCTCGGCGCGCTGTTCCGCACCGTGTCCGGCCCGCCCACCAAGGTGGTGGGCGCCGGCACGTCCGCCATGCCCCTCTCTTCCGCCGCCGTCCAAGGAAGCAGCCGATGA
- a CDS encoding phytoene/squalene synthase family protein, producing MTARELDAAGIREPALRDAYARCRRLNAQHGKTYFLATRLLPIERRSAVHALYGFARWADDIVDSLDSGLTPAERAETLDRLQERLAAGLRAGSSPEPVVRALAHTAAVYDIDHQYFTDFMASMRSDLDVTDYPTYADLYRYMHGSAAVIGLQMLPVLGTVVPRSEAAPHAAALGVAFQLTNFLRDVGEDLDRGRVYLPADLLAAHGVDRQLLERGRAGGSRDARITAALKDAVGLTREVYRQAAPGLAMLDPVARPCMRTAFVLYGGILDAVADDGYAVLHRRSTVSRRRRAAVAFDGLARLGLARLGAARHGAGETGPALPHTAQAGQARPVANSVRERNREAVT from the coding sequence ATGACCGCCCGTGAACTCGACGCGGCGGGCATCAGGGAGCCCGCCCTGCGTGACGCGTACGCCCGGTGCCGACGTCTCAATGCCCAGCACGGGAAGACGTACTTCCTGGCGACCAGGCTGCTGCCGATCGAGCGTCGCTCCGCCGTCCACGCCCTCTACGGCTTCGCCCGCTGGGCCGACGACATCGTCGACAGCCTCGACAGCGGGCTGACTCCCGCCGAACGGGCCGAGACCCTCGACCGACTCCAGGAGCGGCTCGCCGCAGGGCTGCGCGCCGGGAGCAGCCCCGAACCCGTCGTCCGGGCCCTGGCCCATACCGCGGCCGTGTACGACATCGACCACCAGTACTTCACCGACTTCATGGCCTCCATGCGCAGCGACCTCGATGTGACCGACTACCCGACCTACGCGGACCTGTACCGATATATGCACGGCTCGGCCGCGGTCATCGGACTCCAGATGCTCCCCGTGCTGGGTACGGTCGTCCCGCGGTCCGAGGCGGCTCCGCACGCGGCCGCACTCGGCGTCGCCTTCCAGCTCACCAACTTCCTGCGCGATGTCGGGGAGGATCTCGACCGGGGCCGCGTGTATCTGCCCGCCGACCTGCTCGCCGCACACGGTGTCGACCGTCAGCTTCTGGAACGGGGCAGGGCCGGCGGCAGCCGCGACGCCCGTATCACCGCCGCGCTCAAGGACGCTGTCGGCCTGACGCGGGAGGTCTACCGTCAGGCCGCTCCCGGCCTTGCGATGCTCGACCCGGTCGCCCGCCCATGCATGCGTACCGCGTTCGTCCTCTACGGCGGGATCCTCGACGCAGTCGCCGACGACGGATACGCCGTGCTGCACCGCCGCTCGACCGTCTCCCGCAGACGCCGCGCCGCGGTCGCCTTCGACGGGCTGGCCCGACTCGGCCTGGCACGACTCGGCGCGGCACGCCACGGCGCGGGCGAGACCGGCCCCGCCCTCCCGCACACGGCTCAGGCGGGCCAGGCACGCCCCGTGGCGAACAGCGTGCGAGAGCGCAACCGAGAGGCAGTGACATGA